In Mucilaginibacter boryungensis, a single window of DNA contains:
- a CDS encoding ArsR/SmtB family transcription factor, translating into MKQDIFQAIADPTRRAILTLLAIQALTPNTMAEKFDMTRQAVSKHIKVLHECELIKPEHSGREIYYHFNAKKMQEFDHWLAQFRRNWETQFNQLDQLLTTIKKQENE; encoded by the coding sequence ATGAAACAAGATATATTCCAGGCCATAGCCGACCCGACCCGCAGGGCTATTTTAACATTACTGGCTATACAGGCATTGACACCCAATACAATGGCCGAAAAATTTGATATGACCCGCCAGGCAGTATCAAAGCATATTAAAGTATTGCACGAATGCGAATTAATTAAACCCGAACACAGCGGCCGGGAGATATATTATCACTTTAATGCAAAAAAGATGCAGGAATTTGACCACTGGTTAGCCCAGTTCAGGCGAAACTGGGAAACTCAGTTTAACCAACTTGACCAATTATTAACAACCATAAAAAAACAGGAAAATGAGTAA
- a CDS encoding DUF6223 family protein, which translates to MKNYMLYTLSICLISALSFLLTEKAFSQTDQKGGNTTYVKGVTPGRAKALMAVAVGLTSLIVGLSARRRAVRQIGPGKGKNGAMVALILGLAGIILSILHLSTSVGAVFGSGSGKAGAIVALILSLIGITFSWLALRYKKIDTNLN; encoded by the coding sequence ATGAAAAACTATATGCTCTACACCTTATCGATCTGCCTGATAAGTGCTTTATCTTTTTTGTTAACAGAAAAAGCATTTTCTCAAACAGACCAGAAGGGGGGAAATACTACCTATGTAAAAGGTGTAACGCCCGGGCGGGCGAAAGCGCTTATGGCCGTAGCCGTAGGGTTAACAAGTCTGATTGTTGGCTTATCGGCCAGGAGGCGCGCCGTTAGACAGATTGGGCCCGGTAAAGGAAAGAATGGCGCTATGGTTGCTTTGATATTAGGGCTTGCGGGCATTATTCTCAGTATACTTCACCTTAGTACTTCTGTTGGCGCTGTTTTCGGATCGGGCAGTGGAAAAGCCGGGGCAATTGTTGCCCTGATACTCAGCTTAATTGGGATAACGTTTAGCTGGCTGGCCCTTCGTTATAAAAAAATAGATACTAATCTCAACTGA
- a CDS encoding VOC family protein, with the protein MRAINPWINFNGNAEEAFTFYKSVFGGEFTKITRFKDLASDEFQVAESEANKIMHIGLPIGKNNVLLANDVPEFMGRVSENENRSKIAVCAESKEEADKIFNGLSAGGDVEGPIGEGPWGTYAGMFRDKYGIEWIVEFDPNYNG; encoded by the coding sequence ATGAGAGCAATTAACCCCTGGATCAACTTCAACGGAAATGCCGAAGAAGCGTTCACTTTTTACAAATCAGTTTTTGGCGGCGAGTTCACAAAGATCACTCGCTTCAAGGACCTGGCAAGCGATGAATTTCAAGTTGCAGAAAGCGAAGCAAATAAAATAATGCACATTGGTTTACCTATTGGCAAAAACAACGTATTACTGGCAAATGATGTACCTGAATTCATGGGTCGGGTAAGCGAGAACGAGAATAGGTCTAAAATAGCAGTGTGTGCAGAAAGCAAGGAAGAGGCCGATAAAATATTCAACGGACTATCAGCGGGCGGAGATGTTGAGGGCCCTATCGGCGAAGGCCCGTGGGGTACTTATGCCGGCATGTTTAGAGACAAATATGGTATAGAATGGATAGTGGAGTTTGACCCTAATTATAACGGGTAA
- a CDS encoding helix-turn-helix domain-containing protein: MNFKIIQPPPQLAGYVRFFWFLEGSASIDNPFVHHAFAYSYPELTFCYKGQFNYLFGFEKGQTLSPGIYGQTHTFSKVTAKADFGIFACYLYPQAFMQLFGIPANELTNHYADMKMLCGNDGEVLEEKIMLALDNNERIKLIADFLESRLRNIKTEYSKMHSFINAISMTQPVTSVKALAENNFLSLRQFERRFKEFSGFNPKLFLRIMRFNSVLNKLSQNRSLAQIAYDCGYYDQSHFIHDFQKFSGYNPKDYFKPETIAATDRGTIEFKK; this comes from the coding sequence ATGAACTTTAAAATCATACAACCGCCGCCACAACTTGCGGGTTATGTTCGGTTCTTTTGGTTTTTAGAGGGCAGTGCTTCAATAGATAATCCATTTGTACATCACGCATTTGCTTATTCCTATCCCGAACTTACTTTTTGCTACAAAGGTCAGTTCAACTACCTGTTTGGATTTGAAAAGGGGCAAACGTTATCTCCCGGTATTTATGGACAGACGCATACCTTTAGCAAGGTAACAGCAAAAGCAGATTTCGGAATCTTTGCCTGTTATTTATACCCCCAGGCTTTTATGCAATTATTTGGCATCCCGGCCAACGAATTAACAAACCACTATGCAGATATGAAAATGCTTTGCGGTAATGACGGCGAAGTTCTTGAAGAAAAAATAATGCTGGCTTTAGACAACAACGAACGAATTAAACTCATAGCTGATTTTTTGGAATCGCGGCTAAGGAACATCAAGACTGAATATTCAAAAATGCATTCGTTTATTAACGCGATTTCGATGACTCAGCCGGTAACTTCTGTCAAAGCTTTGGCCGAAAACAACTTTTTATCATTAAGGCAGTTTGAAAGGAGATTCAAAGAGTTTTCCGGATTCAATCCCAAATTATTTTTACGGATCATGCGGTTTAACTCCGTATTAAACAAACTTTCGCAGAATAGATCGTTAGCTCAAATAGCCTACGATTGCGGTTATTATGACCAATCGCACTTTATTCACGATTTCCAAAAATTTTCAGGTTATAATCCCAAAGATTATTTCAAACCGGAAACGATCGCTGCTACTGACCGGGGGACAATTGAGTTTAAAAAGTAA
- a CDS encoding SRPBCC family protein: MSNGLLFDFNVDKAAKKVYITREFNAGLSLVWDAFTKAELLDQWGAPAPMRAKTKYMDFKVGGRRFYAMISPDGVERWSVQEFTSITPKTNFKMYNAFSDKDENRELPGSDWDYNFSEQNGITKVDITIYNESFERLEKLLEGFKIGFTMTLKNLEELLATLSEK; the protein is encoded by the coding sequence ATGAGTAACGGTTTGCTATTTGATTTTAACGTTGACAAAGCAGCGAAAAAGGTATATATAACCAGGGAGTTTAATGCCGGCTTATCATTAGTGTGGGATGCCTTTACTAAGGCAGAACTACTGGACCAATGGGGCGCGCCCGCACCTATGCGCGCCAAAACCAAGTATATGGATTTTAAAGTAGGCGGTCGCCGGTTTTACGCAATGATAAGTCCCGATGGGGTGGAGCGTTGGTCGGTACAGGAATTTACCTCCATTACCCCGAAAACCAACTTTAAAATGTACAACGCCTTTTCGGACAAAGACGAAAACCGCGAACTGCCGGGATCTGACTGGGACTACAATTTCAGCGAACAAAATGGTATCACTAAAGTGGATATTACTATTTACAACGAATCGTTTGAACGATTGGAGAAATTGTTGGAAGGCTTCAAGATAGGCTTCACCATGACGCTAAAAAACCTGGAAGAGCTATTGGCCACCTTATCGGAAAAATAA
- a CDS encoding alpha/beta fold hydrolase yields the protein MKTPVLLTVFIICLVIAACTKVPYGDNSRAGKFYNIRGFKMYAETYGSGEPLLMIHGNGGSISTFAGNIPYFAKKYKVIVADSRAQGKSRDDRDSISFEMMADDYAVLLDSMHVDSAYVIGWSDGGINALLLAMRHPEKVKKLVSSGANLWPDSTAMEPKVWLDEKREAPGFEKKMNRSPVEKQKQKMFLLDWLQPHIALNELSKVKCPALIMCGDHDMIRRDHTENIYKHIPRANLWVVSHSGHGTLFEHKRKFNYNIDDFFTKPYKSTNTYGSFLSGFGL from the coding sequence ATGAAAACCCCTGTTTTACTAACTGTATTTATTATTTGCTTAGTAATAGCTGCTTGTACAAAAGTACCTTATGGTGATAATAGCAGGGCTGGCAAATTTTATAATATCCGTGGTTTTAAAATGTATGCGGAAACATATGGTAGCGGGGAACCATTATTAATGATACATGGTAACGGGGGCAGTATCAGTACATTTGCGGGTAATATTCCCTATTTTGCTAAAAAGTATAAGGTTATAGTTGCCGATAGCCGGGCGCAGGGCAAATCGCGCGATGATAGGGATTCTATCAGCTTTGAAATGATGGCCGATGATTATGCCGTCCTGCTTGATAGCATGCATGTAGATTCGGCCTATGTTATTGGCTGGAGCGATGGGGGTATCAATGCCTTATTACTGGCTATGCGTCATCCCGAAAAGGTAAAAAAACTTGTGTCATCAGGTGCAAACCTTTGGCCCGATTCAACCGCAATGGAACCAAAAGTGTGGCTGGATGAAAAGCGCGAAGCACCAGGTTTTGAAAAAAAGATGAACAGAAGCCCGGTGGAGAAGCAAAAGCAAAAAATGTTTTTGCTTGATTGGCTACAGCCGCATATAGCGCTGAATGAACTGAGTAAAGTAAAATGCCCCGCGTTAATTATGTGCGGCGATCATGATATGATCAGGAGAGACCATACCGAAAACATCTACAAGCATATCCCCCGGGCAAATTTATGGGTAGTTTCGCATTCGGGCCATGGCACCTTGTTCGAACACAAAAGAAAGTTCAATTATAATATCGATGATTTTTTTACCAAACCCTATAAATCAACCAATACTTATGGGTCGTTTTTATCAGGGTTTGGTTTATAA
- a CDS encoding non-ribosomal peptide synthetase → MVTVAELIDNQSAIHPNKIAIKHGERTCTYQAVNELSNKFAKIIMANGVMPGDILGVAVNRSPEMIILLLAVIKTGAAYLPIDINFPTDRINYMLNDSGVKVMITQKQFETQYQDNFKVICVENMVCESNNYNADTVPVLINEDSLAYILYTSGSTGRPKGCKVKHIGLTNLLLSVQKLPGMVADDVMLHITTISFDIAELEIYLPLITGATVVIADAEIARDARALLETAINENITIMQGTPFMWRTMLEIGWVQRLPIKIFCGGEAMSKDLAQKLVVRCNELWNMYGPTETTIYSIIKKVEQDDEVITIGHPIDNTQVYILDENLNKVADGEVGEIYITGAGVAEGYIHKPELTAERFIDNKFSGTPGSKMYKTGDLGKILDNGEILCLGRVDHQIKIRGYRIETEEIEFQLKQQPNIKEALITLYEDSLHNEHLIAYVVPAKKIDPANQDNLVKQWKSALGEKLPVYMVPGIYTVIDSIPLMPNGKIDRHSLPEPVINKYSKSYEAPHTATEIALTNICLKSIATDKIGINDNFFEIGINSLMAVSIMVQVEKEFGKRLPLSVMMKYPTIKELAQVIENPSLQSTYKTLVPIKPAGSKIPVYIIHGIGLNLLNVYNMVSNLDIQQPVYGIQSIGLDGTMEVPDTIEEIAAFYIKEVLKHDPVGPYAFAGYSFGGFIGFEMVKQLKAMGKDVKLLAMFDTNLQLPSHQYSLPKKFAVKFLRQFKKFGYRIFTILNQPLDLAKYLRENNKARVKSMLNRFGILEKQDGEGLPEFMQEISNKLNHAFLKYRVQPYHVKIDIFKAKKRLYYIDDSKYLGWSEYALDGVEVHSVPGDHKDMFDEGNSKILANIFQRRLDEMNS, encoded by the coding sequence ATGGTTACTGTAGCCGAACTAATAGATAATCAGTCTGCCATACATCCTAATAAAATTGCAATAAAGCATGGTGAGCGTACTTGTACCTACCAAGCTGTAAACGAACTTTCGAATAAATTTGCAAAAATTATTATGGCAAACGGCGTAATGCCGGGCGACATTTTAGGTGTAGCGGTAAACCGTTCGCCCGAGATGATTATTTTACTGTTAGCCGTTATAAAAACAGGGGCCGCCTACCTGCCAATAGATATAAACTTCCCGACCGACCGTATTAATTATATGCTTAATGATTCGGGGGTGAAGGTGATGATCACACAAAAACAATTTGAAACCCAGTACCAGGATAATTTCAAAGTTATTTGTGTGGAAAACATGGTGTGTGAAAGTAATAACTACAATGCAGACACAGTGCCGGTATTAATTAATGAGGATAGTCTCGCATATATTCTGTACACATCTGGTTCAACCGGCCGGCCTAAAGGCTGTAAAGTAAAACATATTGGTTTAACAAATTTGTTGTTAAGCGTACAAAAACTACCGGGCATGGTTGCTGATGATGTGATGTTGCATATCACGACCATATCATTTGATATTGCCGAATTAGAAATATACCTGCCCCTTATTACCGGCGCTACGGTTGTAATTGCCGATGCCGAAATAGCCCGGGACGCCCGGGCGCTATTAGAAACCGCCATTAACGAAAATATCACTATTATGCAGGGTACGCCGTTTATGTGGCGCACTATGCTGGAAATAGGCTGGGTACAACGCTTGCCAATTAAAATATTTTGCGGCGGCGAAGCCATGAGCAAAGACCTTGCACAAAAATTGGTTGTACGGTGCAACGAACTTTGGAATATGTATGGGCCTACCGAAACTACCATCTACTCTATCATTAAAAAAGTTGAGCAGGACGATGAGGTGATAACCATTGGTCACCCTATTGATAATACGCAGGTTTACATTTTAGATGAAAACCTGAATAAAGTAGCCGATGGTGAAGTCGGAGAGATTTATATAACTGGTGCAGGTGTGGCCGAGGGTTATATTCACAAACCCGAACTAACAGCAGAAAGGTTTATTGACAATAAATTCTCGGGGACACCCGGCAGTAAAATGTATAAGACCGGCGATTTGGGCAAGATTTTGGACAACGGCGAAATATTATGCCTTGGCCGGGTCGATCATCAGATCAAGATCAGAGGGTACCGTATTGAAACCGAAGAGATTGAGTTTCAGCTAAAGCAGCAGCCTAATATCAAGGAAGCCCTTATCACTTTGTACGAGGATAGCTTGCATAACGAACATTTAATTGCTTATGTAGTCCCTGCAAAAAAAATAGACCCTGCAAATCAGGACAATCTTGTGAAGCAGTGGAAATCAGCCTTGGGCGAGAAACTGCCTGTTTATATGGTACCGGGCATCTATACGGTAATTGATAGCATCCCGCTTATGCCTAATGGCAAGATCGATCGCCACTCGTTACCTGAGCCGGTTATTAATAAATACTCAAAATCATACGAAGCGCCGCATACCGCAACAGAAATTGCCTTAACCAACATTTGCCTTAAAAGTATAGCTACGGATAAGATCGGCATCAACGATAACTTTTTCGAGATAGGGATCAACTCGCTGATGGCTGTTAGTATAATGGTGCAGGTTGAAAAAGAATTTGGTAAGCGCTTGCCGCTGTCGGTAATGATGAAATATCCGACCATTAAGGAACTTGCACAGGTTATCGAAAATCCTTCGCTACAATCGACCTATAAAACCCTGGTACCTATTAAGCCAGCAGGGAGTAAGATCCCTGTATACATTATCCATGGCATTGGTTTAAACTTGCTTAATGTATACAATATGGTTTCCAATCTGGATATCCAGCAGCCTGTTTATGGCATCCAGTCCATCGGTCTTGACGGAACTATGGAAGTGCCGGATACGATAGAAGAAATAGCCGCTTTTTATATTAAAGAAGTTTTAAAGCACGACCCGGTGGGCCCATATGCCTTTGCAGGGTATTCATTTGGCGGTTTTATTGGGTTTGAAATGGTAAAACAACTAAAAGCCATGGGCAAAGATGTAAAACTACTGGCCATGTTTGATACCAACCTTCAATTGCCGTCACATCAATATTCACTACCCAAAAAATTTGCTGTTAAATTTTTACGTCAGTTTAAAAAATTTGGCTATCGCATTTTTACAATACTAAACCAACCGCTCGATCTGGCTAAATACTTAAGAGAAAACAACAAGGCCCGTGTAAAAAGCATGTTAAACAGATTTGGCATTTTAGAAAAACAAGATGGCGAAGGCCTGCCGGAATTTATGCAGGAGATATCGAACAAATTAAATCATGCTTTTTTAAAATATCGGGTACAGCCTTATCATGTAAAAATTGACATATTTAAAGCTAAAAAAAGGTTGTACTATATAGATGATTCAAAATATTTAGGTTGGAGTGAATATGCATTAGATGGGGTCGAGGTGCACTCCGTTCCGGGCGATCATAAGGATATGTTTGATGAAGGTAACTCCAAAATACTGGCAAACATTTTTCAGCGCAGATTAGATGAAATGAATTCGTAA
- a CDS encoding beta-1,6-N-acetylglucosaminyltransferase, with translation MRLAHFILAHKNPHQLERLVKRLMHADADIYIHLDAKTDITPYKHIATLPNVFFTEPRKPVGWADFTCIPVCLDAFDDILNTGKTYSHINLLSGQDYPLKSAEDIQAFLFQHPDKTFMRYRDIYKDWPVTISRLEKYHFGVYKFPLKYRLQWLVTKFPWFFPKKRLPNNLTAYGRSQWFAIDPVCARYAIDYMRENPNVFRFFKMTWGCDEIVFQTILINSHLKDRVINDHLRYIRFKRGNANPDILTMDDAKILVDSGKFYARKFDTEKDEKILDYLDDIAGYKAAT, from the coding sequence ATGAGATTAGCACATTTTATACTCGCCCATAAAAACCCTCATCAACTTGAACGTTTGGTAAAAAGGTTAATGCATGCCGATGCCGATATTTATATCCATCTGGATGCAAAAACGGATATAACACCATACAAACACATAGCAACTTTACCCAACGTTTTTTTCACCGAACCCAGAAAGCCGGTTGGCTGGGCCGATTTTACTTGTATCCCGGTTTGTTTAGACGCTTTTGACGACATCCTTAATACCGGCAAAACATATAGCCACATTAACCTGTTAAGCGGGCAGGACTATCCTTTAAAAAGTGCCGAAGATATCCAGGCATTCCTTTTTCAGCATCCCGATAAAACGTTTATGCGTTACCGCGATATTTATAAAGATTGGCCTGTAACTATATCACGGTTGGAAAAATATCACTTTGGTGTTTACAAGTTCCCGTTAAAGTATCGCCTGCAATGGCTGGTAACTAAGTTTCCATGGTTTTTCCCTAAAAAGCGATTGCCCAATAACTTAACAGCTTATGGGCGGTCGCAATGGTTTGCTATCGACCCGGTATGCGCGCGCTACGCTATAGATTACATGAGGGAAAACCCTAATGTATTCCGGTTTTTTAAAATGACCTGGGGCTGCGATGAAATTGTTTTTCAAACCATACTTATTAACTCGCACCTTAAAGACAGGGTTATAAACGATCATTTAAGATACATCCGCTTTAAAAGGGGTAACGCCAACCCGGATATATTAACCATGGACGATGCTAAAATATTAGTAGATTCAGGTAAGTTTTATGCCCGTAAGTTTGATACGGAGAAAGATGAAAAAATATTAGATTATTTGGATGATATTGCCGGATACAAAGCTGCTACATAG
- a CDS encoding copper-translocating P-type ATPase, giving the protein MEHQHHQHNMTETAAYENGHYGMDHQHMGHGGHNHNAMIADFRKRFYVVLILTVPILLLSHMIQQWLQVQISFSGSQYLLFLLSTVVFVYGGWPFLTGWFSEMKAKNPDMMTLIGFAITVAYGYSAATVFGLNGMDFFWELTTLILIMLLGHWIEMRSVAGASRELELLVQLMPSTAHLIKDDGTTDVKTETLKESDLILIKPGEKIAADGLVEEGDSYLNESMLTGESKPVQKTRGQKVIAGSVNGNGSLKVRVTHSGKDSYLFKVVDLVRSAQEAKSNTQLLADKAARWLTIIALLAGIATFVTWISLGHDIAFAMERMVTVIVICCPHALGLAVPLVVAKSTSLSAQHGLLIKNRTAFENSRRITSVVFDKTGTLTKGKFEVSRIVTIGEQPSNEDELIRLAGALEANSKHPIATGIISEVKKRNLALPHVEDFKAITGKGVAGVAEGKHVKIVSPGYLKENNLQLPPDYSATGNETVVFVLINDQPAGFVALADAIRPESADAIATLHDNNIKSILLTGDNKQVAESVSTQLKMDGFFAEVLPHEKLEKIKELQQKNEFVAMTGDGVNDAPALAQADIGIAVGSGSDIAAETAGIVLVNSNPKDIVNLILFGKATYRKMIQNLAWATGYNIITIPLAAGILYNQGILLSPAIGAVLMTVSTVVVAINAGLLKVQS; this is encoded by the coding sequence CAGCATAACATGACCGAAACCGCGGCTTATGAAAACGGACATTATGGTATGGATCATCAGCATATGGGACATGGCGGCCATAACCATAATGCAATGATCGCTGATTTTCGGAAGCGTTTTTATGTAGTATTGATATTAACGGTACCGATCTTGCTTTTGTCGCACATGATACAGCAGTGGCTACAAGTGCAGATCAGTTTTTCCGGCAGCCAGTACCTCCTTTTTTTGTTGTCAACCGTAGTGTTCGTTTACGGAGGATGGCCCTTTTTGACAGGCTGGTTTTCGGAAATGAAAGCAAAAAATCCGGATATGATGACCCTGATCGGGTTCGCGATAACTGTAGCTTATGGCTATAGTGCCGCAACAGTATTTGGACTTAACGGAATGGATTTCTTTTGGGAACTGACAACGCTCATCCTCATCATGCTGCTTGGGCACTGGATCGAAATGAGGTCGGTCGCAGGCGCTTCACGTGAGTTGGAACTACTTGTTCAACTCATGCCCTCTACTGCTCACCTGATAAAAGACGATGGCACAACGGACGTTAAGACGGAAACGTTGAAGGAAAGCGACCTTATTCTGATAAAACCAGGTGAAAAAATCGCGGCAGACGGCCTGGTTGAAGAAGGTGACAGTTACCTGAATGAGTCTATGCTAACGGGCGAATCTAAGCCCGTGCAAAAAACAAGGGGACAAAAGGTGATTGCGGGCTCGGTTAACGGAAACGGTTCATTAAAAGTTCGGGTTACCCATAGCGGCAAGGATTCCTATCTCTTTAAGGTAGTTGATTTGGTGCGAAGCGCACAGGAGGCTAAATCTAACACACAATTATTGGCTGATAAAGCCGCACGGTGGTTAACTATTATTGCCCTCCTGGCCGGTATTGCTACGTTTGTCACCTGGATAAGTTTAGGCCACGATATCGCCTTTGCTATGGAGCGGATGGTTACCGTCATCGTCATCTGCTGTCCCCATGCGCTTGGTCTCGCCGTTCCGCTTGTTGTTGCCAAGTCAACTTCGCTATCTGCACAGCATGGCCTGCTGATTAAGAACCGAACTGCTTTTGAAAACTCCCGCAGAATCACATCCGTTGTATTTGACAAGACCGGAACCTTGACCAAAGGGAAGTTTGAAGTGTCACGGATTGTTACCATAGGTGAACAGCCTTCAAATGAAGATGAACTCATTCGCTTAGCCGGTGCCCTGGAAGCTAACTCTAAACACCCTATTGCAACCGGTATTATAAGTGAAGTAAAAAAACGTAACCTGGCTTTGCCTCACGTGGAAGATTTCAAGGCGATCACCGGTAAAGGCGTAGCGGGCGTGGCAGAAGGGAAACACGTTAAGATCGTTAGTCCCGGTTATCTTAAAGAAAACAATTTGCAACTTCCTCCGGATTACAGCGCGACTGGCAATGAGACGGTGGTGTTTGTGTTGATAAATGATCAACCGGCTGGTTTTGTTGCCCTGGCTGATGCTATCAGGCCGGAATCGGCAGACGCCATAGCCACATTGCACGATAATAATATTAAATCAATTTTGCTAACCGGAGACAACAAGCAGGTAGCTGAAAGTGTAAGTACACAATTGAAAATGGATGGTTTTTTCGCGGAAGTGCTGCCCCATGAGAAGCTGGAAAAAATTAAAGAGCTTCAGCAAAAAAATGAGTTTGTGGCCATGACAGGTGACGGCGTAAATGATGCCCCGGCTTTAGCTCAAGCCGATATTGGCATTGCCGTAGGTTCAGGCAGCGATATTGCTGCTGAAACTGCCGGAATTGTTTTGGTCAACAGCAATCCTAAAGACATTGTAAACCTGATCCTGTTTGGTAAAGCCACTTACCGGAAAATGATCCAGAACCTTGCCTGGGCAACTGGTTATAACATTATAACCATACCGCTTGCGGCAGGCATTTTGTACAACCAGGGCATTTTGTTGAGTCCGGCAATTGGCGCTGTGTTGATGACCGTTAGCACGGTTGTGGTTGCCATTAATGCAGGTTTATTGAAAGTTCAATCTTAA
- a CDS encoding VOC family protein, protein MDTNSVNIRYMVENVDNAVQFYTQYLGFTLTTNAAPAFAAVIKGNLRLLLSSRTSSAGKAMPDGSLPVPGGWNRFQLIFDDLEAEVAKLKSQGLHFRNEIITGPGGSQILLIDPSGNLIELFQPI, encoded by the coding sequence ATGGATACCAATAGCGTAAATATCCGGTACATGGTTGAAAATGTTGATAATGCAGTGCAATTCTACACGCAATACCTCGGTTTTACATTGACGACAAATGCAGCTCCTGCGTTTGCTGCCGTAATTAAAGGGAACCTAAGATTATTATTAAGTTCAAGGACAAGTTCTGCAGGCAAAGCTATGCCCGACGGATCATTACCTGTTCCGGGCGGATGGAACCGTTTCCAGCTTATTTTTGACGACTTAGAAGCTGAGGTTGCGAAACTTAAATCCCAAGGGCTTCATTTTCGTAATGAAATTATTACCGGCCCGGGAGGTTCTCAAATACTGCTTATTGATCCGTCTGGAAATTTGATAGAATTATTTCAGCCAATATAG